In Bradyrhizobium lablabi, one DNA window encodes the following:
- a CDS encoding GNAT family N-acetyltransferase: MSTTLIEVRPAKAADAAAVASTHDEAWRSAYQGIIPGAELEKLINRRGPQWWDSAIRKGSRVSVLVFGDKVAGYANYGRNRARSLHFEGEIYELYLRPEFQGLGFGRRLFTAARRDLLQSGLKSMVVWALSDNDPATEFYRALGGRMVARSSEKFGPKSLDKVAFAWTN, encoded by the coding sequence ATGAGCACAACCCTGATCGAGGTTCGGCCGGCCAAAGCTGCGGATGCAGCCGCGGTGGCGTCCACCCATGACGAAGCCTGGCGTTCGGCCTATCAGGGCATCATTCCCGGCGCCGAGCTGGAGAAACTGATCAATCGCCGGGGCCCGCAATGGTGGGACAGCGCGATCCGCAAGGGCAGCCGCGTCAGCGTGCTGGTGTTCGGCGACAAGGTCGCGGGCTATGCCAATTACGGCCGCAACCGCGCCCGCAGCCTGCACTTCGAAGGCGAGATCTACGAGCTTTATCTGCGCCCGGAGTTCCAGGGCCTCGGCTTCGGCCGCCGGCTTTTCACCGCAGCCCGCCGCGACCTGTTGCAGAGCGGGCTGAAGAGCATGGTGGTCTGGGCGCTCTCCGACAACGATCCGGCGACGGAGTTTTATCGGGCGCTGGGCGGGCGCATGGTCGCCCGCAGTTCGGAAAAATTCGGGCCCAAGTCGCTCGACAAGGTCGCCTTCGCCTGGACGAATTGA
- the ppa gene encoding inorganic diphosphatase yields the protein MRIDAISIGINPPHDVNVIIEVPVGGEPIKYEMDKEAGTLVVDRFLYTAMRYPGNYGFIPHTLSGDGDPCDVLVANTRAIVPGAVMSVRPVGVLLMEDEAGGDEKIIAVPSSKLTQRYDKVKTYSDLPDITLAQIQHFFEHYKDLEPGKWVKVLRWGGAEEALKLIEEGIARAKGK from the coding sequence ATGCGTATTGATGCCATCTCGATCGGGATCAATCCGCCGCATGACGTCAACGTCATCATCGAGGTGCCGGTTGGCGGCGAGCCGATCAAATACGAGATGGACAAGGAGGCCGGCACGCTGGTGGTCGACCGGTTTCTCTATACCGCCATGCGCTATCCCGGCAATTACGGCTTCATCCCGCATACGCTCTCCGGCGACGGCGACCCTTGCGACGTCCTGGTCGCCAACACCCGCGCCATCGTGCCCGGCGCAGTGATGAGCGTGCGCCCGGTCGGCGTGCTCTTGATGGAAGACGAGGCCGGCGGCGACGAGAAGATCATCGCCGTGCCGTCCTCCAAACTCACCCAGCGCTACGACAAGGTGAAGACCTATAGCGACCTGCCCGACATCACGCTGGCCCAGATCCAGCACTTCTTCGAGCACTACAAGGACCTCGAGCCGGGAAAATGGGTCAAGGTCTTGCGCTGGGGCGGCGCGGAGGAAGCGCTCAAGCTGATCGAGGAAGGCATCGCCCGGGCGAAGGGGAAGTGA
- the folD gene encoding bifunctional methylenetetrahydrofolate dehydrogenase/methenyltetrahydrofolate cyclohydrolase FolD: MTARIIDGKLIASELRARVAAEVVRVKRENGLTPGLAVVLVGSDPASQVYVRSKHKQTQEAGMASFEHVLPADVAQDDLLALIAKLNRDPAVHGILVQLPLPKSLHTETIINAIDPAKDVDGLHPSNAGRLAGGFAALSPCTPLGCIILTKSVHASLAGLNAIVIGRSNLVGRPLVQLLLNENATVTIAHSRSRDLPKLCARADLVYAAVGKPEMVRGDWIKPGATVIDVGINRLPALEGKTRLVGDVAFAEALAVAGAITPVPGGVGQMTVACLLVNTLRAACAIHGLPAPAV, encoded by the coding sequence ATGACCGCCCGCATCATCGATGGAAAACTCATTGCATCGGAGCTTCGCGCCCGCGTCGCCGCTGAAGTTGTGCGGGTCAAGCGCGAGAACGGCTTAACGCCCGGTCTCGCGGTGGTGCTGGTTGGCAGCGATCCCGCCAGCCAGGTCTATGTCCGCAGCAAGCACAAGCAGACCCAAGAAGCCGGCATGGCCTCGTTCGAGCACGTGCTGCCGGCCGATGTCGCGCAGGACGATCTGCTGGCGCTGATCGCAAAGCTCAATCGCGACCCGGCCGTGCACGGCATCCTGGTGCAACTGCCGCTGCCGAAATCGCTGCATACCGAAACCATCATCAACGCCATCGATCCGGCCAAAGATGTCGACGGGCTGCATCCGAGCAATGCCGGGCGGCTCGCCGGCGGGTTTGCCGCGCTGTCGCCCTGCACGCCGCTCGGCTGCATCATCCTGACCAAAAGCGTACACGCCTCGCTGGCGGGCCTGAACGCCATCGTTATCGGCCGCTCCAATCTGGTCGGCCGTCCGCTGGTGCAATTGCTGCTCAACGAAAACGCCACCGTGACGATCGCCCATTCGCGCTCGCGCGATCTGCCAAAACTCTGCGCCCGCGCCGATCTGGTCTATGCCGCCGTCGGCAAGCCGGAAATGGTGCGCGGCGACTGGATCAAGCCGGGCGCGACCGTGATCGATGTCGGCATCAACCGCCTGCCAGCGCTCGAGGGCAAGACCCGCCTGGTCGGCGATGTCGCCTTTGCCGAGGCTTTGGCTGTCGCCGGAGCCATCACGCCGGTGCCGGGCGGCGTCGGCCAGATGACGGTGGCGTGCCTGTTGGTGAATACGCTGCGCGCGGCGTGTGCGATTCATGGACTGCCGGCGCCTGCGGTGTGA
- a CDS encoding DUF167 domain-containing protein codes for MDPWRYSSEGISVALRVTPRGGRDDIDGVETLANGRTVVKVRVRAIADGGEANRAVAELMARALGVPKAKVRILSGATSRLKQIAVDGDPAKLGEALRKLTAIKKD; via the coding sequence ATGGATCCTTGGCGCTACTCTAGCGAAGGCATCAGCGTAGCGCTGCGGGTCACGCCGCGGGGCGGCCGCGACGATATCGACGGAGTTGAGACGCTCGCCAACGGGCGCACGGTCGTGAAGGTACGGGTCCGCGCCATCGCCGATGGCGGCGAGGCCAATCGCGCGGTCGCGGAGCTGATGGCAAGAGCGCTCGGGGTGCCGAAAGCAAAAGTGCGGATCCTCTCCGGCGCGACCTCGCGGCTCAAGCAAATCGCCGTCGACGGCGATCCCGCAAAACTTGGCGAGGCGCTTCGGAAACTGACCGCCATAAAGAAGGATTGA
- a CDS encoding YggT family protein: MRAVLDIVLIVLDLYVWLLIASAILSWLIAFNVVNTRNQFVSAVAEFLYRITEPLLAPIRGFMPNLGGLDISPIILILIIMFIQRVITYYIYPSVF, translated from the coding sequence ATGCGTGCCGTCCTCGACATCGTTCTCATTGTTCTCGACCTCTATGTCTGGCTGCTGATTGCGTCCGCAATCCTGTCCTGGCTGATCGCCTTCAACGTCGTCAACACACGCAACCAGTTCGTGTCGGCAGTGGCGGAATTCCTGTACCGGATCACCGAGCCGCTGCTGGCGCCGATCCGCGGTTTCATGCCCAATCTCGGCGGGCTCGATATCTCGCCGATCATCCTGATCCTGATCATCATGTTCATCCAGCGGGTGATCACCTATTACATCTATCCCAGCGTGTTCTGA
- a CDS encoding enoyl-CoA hydratase, giving the protein MTYQHILYDVSEKVATITLHRPDRMNAWTPIMERDVRHAMEAASADENVRVIVLTGSGRAFCAGADMDALKGLDPDDIRRAQSLPPFDMNRRPDWQARYAYYPSIAKPVIAMLNGATAGIGLVHALYCDLRFAADNTVFTTSFARRGLIAEHGISWMLPRIVGHANALDLLMSARRVSSDEALRIGLVNRLYPPEQLREQTYAYARDLADNVSPSAIAVIKRQLYDVPFQTLAEATIDANREMLVALRGSDFREGVASFMEKRPPRFTGQ; this is encoded by the coding sequence GTGACCTATCAGCATATTCTCTATGACGTCAGCGAGAAGGTCGCGACCATCACGCTTCATCGGCCCGACCGCATGAACGCCTGGACGCCCATCATGGAGCGCGATGTGCGCCATGCCATGGAGGCCGCCAGCGCCGATGAAAATGTGCGCGTCATCGTGCTCACCGGGTCGGGCCGCGCCTTCTGCGCCGGCGCCGACATGGACGCGCTGAAAGGGCTCGATCCCGACGACATCAGGCGCGCCCAAAGCCTGCCGCCGTTCGACATGAACCGCCGGCCCGACTGGCAGGCGCGCTATGCGTATTATCCCTCGATCGCAAAGCCCGTGATCGCCATGCTCAACGGCGCCACCGCCGGCATTGGCCTCGTGCACGCGCTCTATTGCGACCTGCGCTTTGCCGCCGACAATACCGTCTTCACGACCTCGTTCGCGCGCCGCGGGCTGATCGCCGAGCATGGCATCAGCTGGATGCTGCCGCGCATCGTCGGCCATGCCAACGCGCTCGACCTCCTGATGTCCGCGCGCCGCGTCTCAAGCGACGAGGCGCTGCGGATCGGTCTGGTCAATCGGCTGTATCCGCCAGAGCAATTGCGCGAGCAGACCTATGCCTACGCGCGCGATCTAGCCGACAACGTCTCGCCGAGCGCGATCGCGGTGATCAAGCGGCAGCTTTACGATGTGCCGTTCCAGACGCTGGCCGAAGCGACGATCGATGCCAACCGAGAAATGCTGGTCGCGCTGCGCGGCAGCGATTTCCGCGAAGGTGTCGCGAGTTTCATGGAGAAGCGGCCGCCGAGATTTACGGGGCAGTGA